One Fibrobacter sp. UWB2 DNA window includes the following coding sequences:
- the rpsF gene encoding 30S ribosomal protein S6: MRQYETMVIIDAMISDDAIKAEVETIAANITNGNGEILRRDDWGKRKLAYTINKRQHGYYVIFYYKAEASVVANMEAALKLNENVLRWMTLADYPMSEIVYDQTQAQSTEEIIPVDAEEGEAE; encoded by the coding sequence ATGAGACAATACGAAACGATGGTGATCATCGACGCTATGATCTCTGACGACGCTATCAAGGCTGAAGTCGAGACTATCGCTGCAAACATCACCAACGGCAACGGCGAAATTCTCCGCCGTGACGACTGGGGCAAGCGCAAGCTCGCTTATACTATCAACAAGCGTCAGCATGGCTACTATGTGATTTTCTACTACAAGGCCGAAGCCTCTGTGGTTGCTAACATGGAAGCCGCTCTCAAGCTCAACGAAAACGTTCTCCGCTGGATGACCCTCGCTGATTATCCGATGAGCGAAATCGTTTACGACCAGACTCAGGCACAGTCCACCGAAGAAATTATTCCGGTTGACGCAGAAGAAGGGGAGGCTGAATAA
- a CDS encoding efflux RND transporter permease subunit, which produces MSVSQLSVRRPVLMTVMALVILLLGFFGLSSLGIREYPNVDYPLIQVRTSYPGANAAVVEAEVTEILEASINSASGIKALTSTSRDGFSYISIEFETGMDLEAAANEIRDRVSRVRRRLPDDVDEPTVYKSDSDSDPILMVSLVSDKFDPMEVSEIANNHVKERLQTINGVSEVAIWGEKRPVVRLWIDPVRMQALGVSGAQMAAALKQGNLELPSGSIEGTETTLSIRTLGRVLDPKSFGNIAVRTAEDGTVIRISDVADIHYEPKDTRTGFRRNGKNSITLALMAQPGSNHVEIANEFYKRVEDIRREIPEGVELLYGRDTSINIRASIKEVVETIFIAFILVIAIIFAFLREGRTTFIPMVVVPVSVIGSFFVLYLCGFSINVLTLLAMVLAIGLVVDDAIVIVENIYHKIESGMTPKQAAIAGTNEIFFAVIATSVVLMAVFIPVLALGGTTGLLFREFVAVMIGTVFLSTLCALTLSPMLCSKFLKHQKKGAFFKLTEPFFDWLNGMYSRLLGGFLKWRLLLFPIVAVLLFGAYFCFNNMSSEMAPTEDSNAVMVNMSMPEGVNLSRTKRMADEFVDEVTSILDSNEYTEFQAGAWNAGNSRMRLFLNDDKKARRPQSEIARVIQVLGNEYPDLRVMVFEPQSISTQRGGLPVQFVLQAPNIEVLRDLVPKFEEAASKSPVFSVVNSNLRFTKPELHIEILRDKANEEGVSVNDIAQAVQLAISDQTYGDYYKDGRQYDIIGAVGYQYRDTPENLSMLTVKNGKGELVSLDNFITYKEQSASPSLPRYNRFSAATIQAGLVPGKTIGDGVEEMRRIAKTLLKDYPSVSTTLSGSSKEFEESSSGLYVVFLLALALVFLVLAGQFESFRAPFVIFFTVPLALSGALVSLFVTGQTLNIFSEIALILLIALVTKNGILIVEFANQIAENTGCSKLEAARMAAERRFRPILMTSLSTVLGAVPLILTGTPSRIAMGVAIVGGLTFATFMTLFIVPAAYSFFAGKVECTNTDASKMA; this is translated from the coding sequence ATGAGCGTAAGCCAGCTCTCCGTCCGTCGCCCAGTCCTCATGACAGTGATGGCGCTTGTCATCCTGTTGCTTGGATTTTTTGGGCTCAGTTCTCTCGGCATTCGTGAATACCCGAACGTTGACTATCCGTTGATTCAGGTGCGTACTTCTTACCCAGGTGCAAACGCTGCCGTGGTCGAAGCGGAAGTCACTGAAATCTTGGAAGCATCCATCAACAGTGCGTCAGGTATCAAGGCTTTGACGTCTACGAGCCGCGATGGTTTCTCTTACATCAGCATTGAATTTGAAACGGGCATGGACTTGGAAGCGGCCGCAAACGAAATTCGCGACCGCGTGAGCCGTGTGCGTCGTCGCTTGCCGGACGATGTCGATGAACCGACAGTTTACAAGTCCGATAGCGATAGCGACCCGATTTTGATGGTGAGCCTTGTGAGCGACAAGTTCGACCCGATGGAAGTTTCGGAAATTGCGAACAACCACGTGAAGGAACGCTTGCAGACGATTAACGGCGTTTCGGAAGTGGCAATTTGGGGTGAAAAGCGCCCGGTTGTGCGCTTGTGGATTGACCCGGTGCGTATGCAGGCTCTTGGCGTCTCGGGCGCGCAGATGGCGGCCGCTTTGAAACAAGGTAACTTGGAACTCCCGTCTGGTTCTATCGAAGGTACAGAAACGACGCTTTCGATTCGTACGCTTGGCCGAGTTCTCGATCCAAAGTCCTTTGGCAATATTGCGGTGAGGACGGCTGAAGATGGAACCGTGATCCGCATTTCTGATGTCGCGGATATCCATTACGAACCGAAGGATACGCGTACTGGTTTTAGACGTAACGGCAAGAATTCCATTACGCTTGCTCTCATGGCGCAGCCGGGCAGTAACCACGTTGAAATTGCAAACGAATTCTACAAGCGCGTCGAAGACATCCGTCGTGAAATCCCGGAAGGCGTGGAACTGCTTTACGGTCGCGATACTTCGATTAACATCCGCGCGTCCATCAAGGAAGTGGTGGAGACCATCTTTATCGCGTTTATTCTCGTGATTGCGATTATCTTTGCGTTCCTCCGCGAAGGCCGTACAACGTTTATCCCGATGGTCGTGGTGCCTGTATCTGTGATTGGTAGCTTCTTTGTGCTTTACCTTTGCGGGTTCAGTATCAACGTGCTTACGCTTTTGGCGATGGTCCTCGCGATTGGCCTTGTTGTGGACGATGCCATTGTGATTGTGGAAAACATTTATCACAAGATTGAAAGTGGCATGACGCCGAAGCAGGCGGCAATTGCAGGAACAAATGAAATCTTTTTTGCGGTGATTGCAACGTCTGTTGTGTTGATGGCGGTGTTTATTCCAGTGCTTGCCTTGGGCGGTACAACTGGACTTTTGTTCCGCGAATTTGTGGCGGTGATGATTGGAACAGTGTTTCTCTCGACGCTTTGCGCTTTGACGCTTTCGCCGATGCTTTGTTCTAAATTTCTGAAGCACCAGAAGAAAGGCGCCTTCTTTAAACTCACGGAACCGTTCTTTGACTGGCTGAACGGGATGTATTCACGTTTGCTTGGCGGATTCCTAAAATGGCGCTTGCTGTTGTTTCCGATTGTGGCTGTTCTCTTGTTTGGAGCGTATTTCTGCTTCAATAACATGAGTAGCGAAATGGCGCCGACCGAAGACTCCAACGCTGTGATGGTGAACATGAGCATGCCCGAAGGCGTGAACCTCTCGCGCACCAAGCGCATGGCCGATGAATTTGTCGATGAAGTGACTTCGATTCTCGATTCCAATGAATACACGGAATTCCAGGCGGGTGCTTGGAATGCGGGCAACTCGAGAATGCGTTTGTTCTTGAACGACGATAAGAAGGCTCGTCGTCCGCAGAGTGAAATCGCCCGAGTGATTCAGGTGCTCGGTAACGAATACCCGGATTTGCGCGTGATGGTGTTTGAACCGCAGAGCATTAGTACGCAGCGCGGTGGCCTCCCAGTGCAGTTTGTGTTGCAGGCTCCGAACATCGAAGTGCTGCGTGACCTTGTTCCTAAATTCGAAGAAGCGGCAAGCAAGAGCCCTGTGTTCAGCGTGGTGAACAGCAACTTGCGCTTCACGAAGCCGGAACTCCACATCGAAATTTTGCGCGACAAGGCAAATGAAGAAGGTGTGTCGGTGAACGATATTGCACAGGCGGTGCAGCTTGCCATTAGCGACCAGACTTATGGCGATTACTATAAGGACGGTCGTCAGTACGATATCATTGGCGCTGTCGGTTACCAGTACCGCGATACGCCGGAAAATCTTTCAATGCTTACGGTCAAGAACGGCAAGGGCGAGTTGGTGAGCTTGGACAACTTTATTACGTACAAGGAACAGTCCGCTTCTCCGTCGCTCCCGCGTTACAACCGCTTTAGCGCAGCGACCATCCAGGCAGGCCTTGTGCCGGGCAAGACGATTGGTGATGGCGTCGAAGAAATGCGCCGCATTGCAAAGACCTTGTTGAAGGATTACCCGAGCGTGAGCACGACCTTGAGCGGTTCTTCCAAGGAATTCGAAGAAAGCTCTTCGGGACTCTACGTGGTGTTCTTGCTTGCGCTAGCACTTGTGTTCTTGGTGCTCGCGGGGCAGTTCGAAAGCTTCCGTGCGCCGTTTGTGATTTTCTTTACGGTGCCGCTTGCACTTTCTGGCGCTTTGGTGAGCTTGTTTGTCACGGGCCAGACGCTCAACATCTTTAGCGAAATTGCTTTGATTCTTTTGATTGCTCTCGTGACGAAGAACGGTATCTTGATCGTGGAATTTGCAAACCAGATTGCCGAGAATACGGGCTGCAGCAAGCTCGAGGCGGCTCGGATGGCGGCGGAACGCCGCTTCCGCCCAATCCTCATGACGAGCCTTTCGACAGTATTGGGCGCAGTGCCGCTCATCCTGACCGGCACCCCGAGCCGCATTGCAATGGGTG
- the rpsR gene encoding 30S ribosomal protein S18, producing the protein MAFEDKKQATRIRRKKTCWFTENNVKFIDYKDEKTLRRFISERGKIIPRRISGTSAKYQRMLNEAIKRARQMAILPFVSDSMR; encoded by the coding sequence ATGGCTTTTGAAGATAAGAAGCAGGCTACTCGTATTCGCCGCAAGAAGACTTGCTGGTTCACCGAGAACAACGTCAAGTTCATTGACTACAAGGACGAAAAGACTCTTCGTCGCTTTATCTCTGAACGTGGCAAGATCATCCCGCGCCGCATTTCTGGCACTTCTGCTAAGTATCAGCGTATGCTGAACGAAGCTATCAAGCGTGCCCGTCAGATGGCTATTCTCCCGTTCGTTTCGGACAGCATGCGCTAA
- the rplI gene encoding 50S ribosomal protein L9, producing MEIILKANVPHLGKMLDVVKVKDGYARNYLFPRKLAVRATKEAKLEIENNRAAVEAQFQKELAAAGDVAAKLAQVSVNLERRVVEGERLYGSVTAGDIAEAITKAGVKVSRAQIDLAEPIKQLGVYTVTVKVFSDVEAQVKVWVVAEK from the coding sequence ATGGAAATTATTCTTAAGGCTAACGTCCCCCACTTGGGCAAAATGCTCGACGTCGTGAAGGTTAAGGATGGTTACGCACGTAACTACCTCTTCCCGCGTAAGCTCGCTGTTCGCGCAACTAAGGAAGCCAAGCTTGAAATCGAAAACAACCGCGCTGCTGTTGAAGCTCAGTTCCAGAAGGAACTCGCTGCCGCCGGCGATGTTGCTGCAAAGCTCGCACAGGTTTCTGTCAACCTCGAACGCCGCGTTGTTGAAGGCGAACGTCTCTACGGTTCTGTGACCGCAGGTGACATCGCTGAAGCAATCACCAAGGCTGGTGTCAAGGTTTCCCGTGCTCAGATCGACCTTGCTGAACCGATCAAGCAGCTCGGTGTCTACACCGTGACTGTCAAGGTCTTCAGCGACGTTGAAGCACAGGTCAAGGTTTGGGTGGTCGCAGAGAAGTAA
- a CDS encoding MBG domain-containing protein gives MIKKIALFALAVSAAFSSAFAASDCSVAITPSLGIFSGNQIKPTVTRVMCDDVELTDFSVTYGENINAGANAGTVYVTVKGNTDPIEKKFDIEQKPIKILIDNAEKEKGTKDPVFTWKLAEVKNLDAKALESLQAGLEEFIELTRNAGEEVFTYPITLADGIYEGLKKNFPNYDFSFTPGEFTITKTKVTVVVTSTAKVYGEKDPEFEYTIHGNIKESEYSALGTIELSRPKGENVTADGYLISVIVENMETDDYYVETVPGTFVIQPAPVNVVVDDVEKIYGDATPAFTYKATGLLGSDKLKDVTISCAKCVSTGLENVGEYAVTASVKAASNPNYKVTTKGGTLTVTPKAATVTMNNAEKTYGEKDPKFTYEAEGLVTASESLASPTIARAKGENVGTYKVSVEFAEGANPNYTLTVKPGTLTINQKAVTLVVDNITKKYGEKDPELTYTVSGIASFDGVKDELKGVSLKREAGEDAGDYAITATVDDESNPNYIVSTKDGQLTITANDDKIVVTITGHVDTVEYDGKEHTVKGYDISSNSEAYSLKFVEYSGKSVIAGTNAGKYYMGISAADFKNTSVNYPNVTFDVTDGALVVEPRALVVSANADTITYGDETPTEFTWSVDRLLEGDELDNIHVSLGKTGLLAAGDYELTFDKKSPTNTNYEVTKYETNSLTVKQKIVTVTVNDTSKFYSEADPEKYTYTVSGLLDGDELPELYMKRQQGEDVLLDDETYSISGVFVEDFDNPNYIVKIRQGHFTIKPCTQRITVAIYGDNVIAMYDDGNEVSALKSFDVSPMRIPGEPWLPEEFAYKKEFVSYKGDSLMTETELGVYPMGLVASDFVNISPNFENVNFVVTIDGTFKITDQEISIAAVKGAKAFGLTSGNRSIQVSGSKVGQRFAVLDMQGRVLRSGVVESPNFEIPVSNAGIYMVRVGASAQRIRVK, from the coding sequence ATGATCAAAAAGATTGCTTTGTTCGCTCTTGCTGTATCTGCAGCGTTTTCGAGTGCATTCGCCGCCAGCGATTGCTCTGTTGCGATAACTCCGAGTTTGGGCATTTTTAGTGGAAACCAGATTAAGCCGACCGTTACAAGAGTGATGTGTGACGATGTCGAACTTACCGATTTTTCCGTAACGTATGGCGAAAACATAAATGCGGGCGCCAATGCGGGAACTGTTTATGTGACTGTGAAGGGTAATACAGACCCCATTGAAAAAAAATTTGATATCGAACAAAAGCCCATTAAAATCTTGATCGATAATGCCGAAAAGGAAAAGGGGACTAAAGATCCGGTATTTACGTGGAAATTGGCTGAGGTAAAAAACCTCGATGCGAAAGCTCTTGAGAGTTTGCAGGCCGGATTGGAAGAATTTATTGAACTCACAAGAAACGCCGGCGAGGAAGTCTTTACTTATCCGATTACGTTGGCAGACGGTATTTATGAAGGCTTGAAAAAGAATTTCCCCAACTATGATTTCTCTTTCACCCCGGGCGAATTTACAATCACCAAGACCAAGGTGACTGTGGTGGTTACAAGTACGGCTAAGGTTTATGGTGAAAAAGATCCAGAGTTTGAATACACGATTCACGGAAATATCAAAGAGTCCGAATATTCAGCGTTGGGAACCATTGAATTGTCTAGACCCAAGGGTGAAAATGTTACAGCCGATGGCTATTTAATCTCTGTAATTGTCGAAAATATGGAAACAGATGATTACTATGTGGAAACTGTTCCTGGTACATTCGTTATTCAGCCTGCACCGGTAAATGTTGTTGTCGATGATGTAGAAAAGATTTATGGCGATGCAACGCCTGCATTTACCTACAAGGCAACAGGACTTCTTGGCTCGGATAAGCTGAAGGATGTTACGATTAGTTGTGCTAAGTGTGTTTCGACGGGACTTGAAAATGTCGGTGAATACGCTGTTACCGCTTCGGTGAAGGCTGCTTCTAATCCCAACTACAAGGTGACGACGAAGGGTGGTACGCTTACTGTTACGCCGAAGGCCGCTACGGTGACTATGAACAACGCCGAAAAGACTTACGGCGAAAAGGACCCAAAATTTACATATGAAGCCGAAGGCCTTGTGACAGCAAGTGAATCGCTTGCATCTCCGACGATTGCTCGTGCCAAGGGTGAAAATGTTGGCACTTACAAGGTCAGTGTTGAATTTGCAGAAGGCGCGAACCCCAACTATACGTTGACTGTCAAGCCGGGTACTCTGACGATTAATCAAAAGGCCGTTACCTTGGTTGTCGATAACATTACCAAGAAGTATGGCGAAAAGGACCCTGAACTGACATACACGGTCAGCGGTATTGCTTCGTTCGACGGCGTCAAGGATGAACTGAAGGGTGTCTCTCTGAAGCGCGAAGCTGGTGAAGATGCCGGTGACTACGCCATTACGGCTACGGTTGATGATGAATCGAACCCGAACTACATCGTCAGTACAAAAGATGGCCAGTTGACGATTACCGCAAATGACGATAAGATTGTGGTCACGATTACGGGACATGTCGATACCGTTGAATATGATGGCAAGGAACATACTGTGAAGGGGTACGATATCTCTTCCAATAGTGAAGCGTACTCCCTCAAGTTTGTCGAATACAGTGGCAAATCTGTTATTGCAGGGACGAATGCCGGCAAGTATTATATGGGAATTTCTGCCGCAGACTTCAAGAACACTTCGGTGAACTATCCCAATGTAACGTTTGATGTCACGGATGGAGCTTTGGTTGTAGAACCGAGAGCATTGGTGGTTTCTGCTAATGCTGATACCATTACGTATGGCGATGAAACTCCGACTGAATTTACATGGTCTGTCGATAGACTTCTTGAAGGTGATGAACTCGATAACATCCACGTGTCTCTTGGCAAGACAGGTCTCCTTGCTGCTGGCGACTACGAACTCACCTTCGACAAGAAGAGCCCGACGAACACGAACTATGAAGTGACCAAGTACGAAACGAACTCGCTTACCGTGAAGCAGAAGATTGTGACGGTGACTGTGAACGATACGTCCAAGTTCTATAGCGAAGCCGATCCGGAAAAGTACACCTATACGGTCTCGGGATTGCTTGATGGTGACGAATTGCCGGAACTTTATATGAAGCGTCAGCAGGGTGAAGACGTTCTCCTTGATGATGAAACCTATAGCATTTCGGGTGTGTTTGTCGAAGATTTTGACAATCCGAACTACATTGTGAAAATCAGACAGGGACACTTTACGATTAAGCCTTGCACGCAGAGAATTACCGTTGCTATCTATGGTGACAACGTAATTGCTATGTATGACGATGGCAACGAGGTCTCGGCCCTCAAGAGCTTTGATGTAAGCCCGATGCGCATTCCGGGTGAACCTTGGTTGCCCGAAGAATTTGCTTACAAGAAGGAATTCGTTTCGTACAAGGGCGATTCTTTGATGACTGAAACGGAACTTGGCGTTTACCCCATGGGACTTGTCGCATCTGACTTTGTCAACATTTCTCCGAACTTCGAAAATGTCAACTTTGTCGTTACGATTGATGGCACGTTCAAGATTACGGACCAGGAAATTTCTATTGCTGCAGTCAAGGGCGCAAAGGCATTTGGACTTACCTCTGGCAATCGCAGCATTCAGGTGAGCGGTTCTAAGGTGGGTCAGCGCTTCGCTGTTCTCGACATGCAGGGCAGAGTGCTCCGCTCGGGTGTCGTAGAATCCCCGAATTTCGAAATCCCGGTTTCGAATGCTGGCATTTACATGGTCCGCGTGGGTGCATCTGCACAGCGTATCCGTGTCAAGTAG
- a CDS encoding tryptophan--tRNA ligase: MRKISLTGIKPTGTPHLGNYVGAIRPALELTKTYDTVYFIADYHALTTVQNGAEMRANIYKVAATWLALGLNPEESLFYKQSDIPEIFELSWALSCFTPKGFMNRAHAYKAKVEANTAAGVDVDSNVNMGLYCYPCLMDADILMFSADIVPVGKDQKQHVEFARDIAIKFNKHFGEEVFTVPEPVFQESTGVIPGLDGRKMSKSYDNYIDIFLEPKALKKRLGKIVTNSQGIEEPKDPDTCNVFKLYKLFATPEQTEALAARYRAGGMGWGHAKQELQNVLEEHLGAAREKYFYLLDHTDEIEKILAYGKERARAKAKVMMDRVRHLLGTY, translated from the coding sequence ATGAGAAAGATTTCACTTACCGGTATCAAGCCGACGGGTACTCCCCATCTCGGCAACTATGTGGGCGCAATCCGCCCGGCTCTTGAACTTACGAAGACTTACGACACGGTCTATTTCATCGCGGACTATCACGCTTTGACGACTGTGCAGAACGGCGCCGAAATGCGCGCGAACATCTACAAGGTCGCGGCCACTTGGCTTGCTCTTGGTCTCAACCCGGAAGAATCCCTGTTCTACAAGCAGAGTGATATTCCTGAAATCTTTGAACTTAGCTGGGCTCTCAGCTGCTTCACGCCGAAGGGCTTCATGAACCGCGCCCACGCTTACAAGGCAAAGGTCGAAGCGAACACCGCTGCTGGTGTTGATGTGGACTCCAATGTGAACATGGGTCTTTACTGCTACCCGTGCCTTATGGATGCCGACATTCTCATGTTCAGCGCAGACATCGTGCCGGTGGGCAAGGACCAGAAGCAGCACGTCGAATTTGCTCGCGATATCGCCATCAAGTTCAATAAACACTTTGGCGAAGAAGTGTTCACCGTTCCGGAACCGGTTTTCCAGGAATCCACTGGTGTCATCCCGGGTCTCGACGGCCGCAAGATGAGCAAGTCCTACGACAACTACATTGACATCTTCCTTGAACCGAAGGCTCTCAAGAAGCGTCTCGGCAAGATTGTGACGAACTCCCAGGGCATCGAAGAACCGAAGGATCCGGATACTTGCAATGTGTTTAAGTTGTACAAACTCTTTGCAACGCCGGAACAGACCGAAGCTCTCGCAGCACGCTACCGTGCAGGTGGCATGGGCTGGGGCCACGCCAAGCAGGAACTCCAGAATGTTCTCGAAGAACATCTCGGTGCCGCTCGCGAAAAGTACTTCTACTTGCTCGACCATACCGACGAAATCGAAAAGATTCTCGCTTACGGTAAGGAACGCGCCCGCGCCAAGGCCAAGGTCATGATGGACCGCGTGCGTCATCTGCTTGGTACATACTAA
- a CDS encoding tryptophan-rich sensory protein produces MNEILKCLMTFATEILPVILSGIIFFALRKNTSWKKFWLVLGLLLPAFVVFRSVQWLVGKNDLEMAIEDLFFLALYVLGAFIGNFFKTKKVLYVIAGSVVVLLLFLAIKWLVYHDSEMFPFGEIVDEPLQSVELELAQNADYEIEMIQEDAWWNDTRIIAVRERNDSVFYRAAYRMCSAENIDDEGYKHRIKPNIDSVQWALLSPEKSLIAKSLKNSIEKYKQEYHSDLVWDGYSVDVSLKDYKRKTSRRLDLSNASILGMQGAMAIEKMMLDLMPPRETFTTLSYDKVSKKCAEIENARIQQIEASRNSK; encoded by the coding sequence ATGAATGAAATTCTCAAATGCTTAATGACTTTTGCAACGGAGATTCTTCCCGTAATCCTCTCGGGAATTATTTTCTTTGCGCTCCGTAAAAATACGTCGTGGAAAAAGTTTTGGTTAGTTCTTGGCTTGCTTCTTCCGGCATTTGTCGTGTTCCGGAGTGTCCAATGGCTAGTTGGCAAAAATGATTTAGAAATGGCTATTGAGGACTTGTTCTTTCTCGCGTTATATGTCTTGGGAGCTTTTATTGGGAATTTCTTTAAGACGAAGAAAGTTTTGTATGTAATAGCTGGTTCTGTCGTTGTGTTGCTTCTGTTCTTGGCCATTAAATGGTTGGTTTATCATGATTCAGAAATGTTTCCGTTTGGAGAAATTGTTGATGAACCATTGCAGAGTGTTGAATTGGAGTTAGCGCAGAATGCTGATTACGAAATAGAAATGATTCAGGAAGACGCCTGGTGGAATGATACCCGCATCATAGCCGTCAGAGAACGGAATGACTCTGTTTTTTATCGTGCCGCCTATCGCATGTGTAGTGCTGAAAATATTGATGATGAAGGCTATAAACATCGGATAAAGCCAAATATCGATTCGGTCCAGTGGGCGCTACTGAGTCCCGAAAAGTCTTTAATTGCAAAATCACTAAAAAATTCTATAGAAAAATACAAACAGGAATACCACTCGGATCTTGTTTGGGATGGCTATTCTGTTGATGTCTCTCTGAAGGATTATAAACGTAAAACCAGTCGCCGATTGGATTTGAGCAATGCTTCCATACTTGGAATGCAGGGTGCTATGGCTATTGAAAAAATGATGCTCGATCTTATGCCTCCTCGCGAAACTTTTACGACGCTTTCTTATGATAAGGTCTCGAAAAAGTGTGCAGAAATAGAAAATGCACGGATCCAACAGATTGAGGCAAGTCGCAATAGCAAATAA
- a CDS encoding efflux RND transporter periplasmic adaptor subunit: MKHLLLIALSSLLLVACGSKDDSAKGAPAGKGNGGKKGGAQRVLNVEGYVAELGSQGKNFQTMATLVPKNSVSLSAATSGRLVSLKAKDGAIVKKGTLLAKIDDSELRAQLKQAQSNKMLAEQKEQRIRGLFEKNGATKQDLESAEASLKSAQASVELIQAQLAKTEVRAPFSGKLGFVDVSVGAWLNSGTPIAELSEVDRLKAKFSLPQRYASVIKVGDKISLKDSERNVEKFGVVSALDAVISESSRTRRVMVDVDNAKGELIAGSFVSVNVAMEASNVQSFTIPSEAMILDREGAYVFVSQGGKAKIKHITTGLRTPMSVQVLSGLDVGDTVIVSGIVSLRPGADVKIKGLRHSINYEVE, from the coding sequence ATGAAACACCTTCTTTTAATAGCACTCTCTTCTCTTCTTCTTGTGGCTTGTGGTAGTAAAGACGATTCCGCCAAGGGCGCTCCTGCTGGCAAAGGCAATGGCGGTAAAAAGGGTGGCGCTCAGAGAGTGCTGAATGTCGAAGGTTATGTGGCAGAGCTTGGGTCACAGGGCAAGAACTTCCAGACGATGGCGACTCTTGTGCCGAAGAACAGTGTTTCGCTTTCGGCGGCAACTTCTGGCCGCTTGGTGAGCCTCAAGGCTAAAGACGGTGCTATAGTCAAGAAGGGTACGCTCCTCGCAAAGATTGACGATTCTGAACTCCGTGCGCAGCTCAAGCAGGCGCAGTCGAACAAGATGCTTGCCGAGCAAAAGGAACAGCGCATCCGTGGTCTCTTTGAAAAGAACGGGGCGACCAAGCAGGATTTGGAATCGGCAGAAGCATCGCTCAAGTCTGCGCAGGCAAGCGTAGAACTTATCCAGGCTCAACTTGCAAAGACCGAAGTCCGTGCGCCGTTTAGCGGCAAGCTTGGCTTTGTCGATGTGTCCGTGGGCGCTTGGCTCAACTCTGGCACCCCGATTGCTGAACTCAGCGAAGTGGACCGACTCAAGGCGAAGTTCTCGCTCCCGCAGCGCTATGCGTCTGTCATCAAGGTGGGCGACAAGATTTCTCTCAAGGACTCTGAACGCAATGTTGAAAAGTTCGGCGTTGTCTCTGCGCTTGATGCCGTGATTTCTGAAAGCAGCCGTACTCGCCGTGTGATGGTCGATGTCGATAACGCAAAGGGCGAACTCATTGCGGGTAGCTTTGTGAGTGTGAATGTCGCGATGGAAGCTAGCAACGTGCAGAGCTTTACGATCCCGTCCGAAGCGATGATTCTCGACAGGGAAGGCGCTTACGTGTTTGTGAGCCAGGGAGGCAAGGCTAAGATCAAGCATATCACGACGGGACTCCGCACGCCGATGTCTGTGCAGGTGCTTTCGGGCCTTGATGTTGGTGATACGGTGATTGTTTCGGGTATTGTGAGCCTCCGTCCAGGTGCCGATGTCAAGATTAAGGGACTCCGCCATTCGATCAATTACGAGGTAGAGTAA